Proteins encoded together in one Lathyrus oleraceus cultivar Zhongwan6 chromosome 5, CAAS_Psat_ZW6_1.0, whole genome shotgun sequence window:
- the LOC127079241 gene encoding uncharacterized protein LOC127079241, which produces MIKLPCPQRVTNKDPKETNFEKFITMFTKIESSMPFFEALEQMPMYKKFMKEVISKKRPIKDGSVALNEKCSAISPGRRIPNKHKDHVVVTIPCIIKEKTFKKVLIDSGSSVSLMPLPIYQRLGIGNVSDTRTNMKFADHSINKSYGIIEDVLVTIEEFSFLVGFVIIDIPEDEETLIILGRAFMRTSRCNFNIDQGTLTLQVYDDEITLNDIENRNLEVEKENHYQVGMIGTYVKGQSNMSTSEKVSRRPSQLIPPPLANPNGKNTISIPKAMRKRVKPYHQGQGIGLVEDVRIQG; this is translated from the coding sequence ATGATTAAGTTACCCTgccctcagagagtgacaaatAAGGATCCAAAAGAGACAAACTTTGAGAAATTCATCACAATGTTTACAAAGATAGAGAGCAGTATGCCTTTCTTCGAAGCACTCGAGCAAATGCCCATGTACAAAAAATTCATGAAAGAGGTAATCTCTAAAAAGAGACCAATAAAAGATGGGTCGGTAGCCTTGAATGAAAAGTGTAGTGCAATATCACCAGGTAGGAGAATCCCAAACAAGCATAAGGATCACGTAGTTGTTACAATCCCATGCATTATAAAAGAAAAAACTTTCAAGAAGGTACTAATTGATTCAGGATCCAGTGTGAGTCTGATGCCATTACCAATCTATCAAAGGCTTGGTATTGGAAATGTCAGTGATACAAGGACAAATATGAAATTTGCAGATCACTCCATAAATAAGTCATATGGGATAATAGAGGACGTACTGGTGACAATAGAGGAATTTAGTTTTCTTGTTGGTTTTGTGATCATAGACATACCTGAGGATGAAGAGACACTTATTATTCTTGGTCGAGCATTCATGCGTACAAGTCGATGCAATTTCAACATAGACCAGGGTACACTAACTTTACAagtttatgatgatgaaataaccTTGAATGATATTGAAAACAGAAATCTAGAGGTAGAAAAAGAAAATCACTATCAAGTAGGCATGATTGGGACATATGTGAAAGGTCAAAGTAACATGTCAACATCAGAAAAAGTCTCAAGAAGGCCTTCTCAACTGATACCACCTCCATTAGCAAACCCGAATGGAAAAAATACTATTTCCATTCCAAAAGCCATGAGAAAGAGAGTGAAGCCTTATCACCAAGGGCAAGGGATTGGCCTAGTAGAAGATGTTCGCATACAGGGATGA